The following proteins are encoded in a genomic region of Pseudomonas sp. Os17:
- a CDS encoding DHA2 family efflux MFS transporter permease subunit, whose protein sequence is MTTSASELPDVGAQPGQQSARRKLLVFTIMAFGMFMALIDIQIVAASLNDVQAGLSAGPDEVSWVQTAYLIAELIMIPFSAFLAQAISTRWLFAAGAAFFTLFSVGCGMAWNIESMIVLRALQGFAGGAMVPTVFAVGFVLFEGRQRAMVPAILGMTAVLAPTLGPTVGGLVTFYLDWRWIFFINVLPGLLVCMGAALLIDVDRPDLSMLRRIDWLHFAAMALALGCFEYVLEEGPRKDWFSDSAIVIAAWVCLVSFGLFIERSLYSNNPIVSLRPFRDRTFSIACLLNLVIGFGLYSSTYLVPVFLGRVRGFDSLEIGTTVFVVGIGQLVSTIIAARASERVDRRLIISVGFLGLALSLWLTSRVTANWGFDELLVPQVARGLFLMLCIVPSVNMALSSFQGVELRQASGLFNLMRNLGGAIGIATVNTWLQDDARTQVLRLSESLGAKAVAAQELMGQLALKIAAETPDSGHAYLMAQGMLGRLVAREALTLAFGDVFRLMALLFVVALLLVPWCKAAPALASPVAKEK, encoded by the coding sequence GTGACGACAAGCGCATCCGAGCTCCCTGATGTGGGCGCCCAGCCTGGTCAACAGTCCGCCCGCCGCAAGCTTCTGGTGTTCACCATCATGGCCTTTGGCATGTTCATGGCGCTGATCGATATCCAGATCGTGGCGGCTTCCCTCAATGATGTGCAGGCCGGCCTCAGTGCCGGTCCCGATGAGGTCAGCTGGGTGCAGACCGCCTATCTGATCGCCGAACTGATCATGATTCCTTTCTCGGCCTTCCTCGCCCAGGCGATCTCCACCCGCTGGCTGTTCGCTGCCGGTGCGGCATTTTTTACCCTGTTCAGCGTCGGCTGCGGGATGGCCTGGAACATCGAGTCGATGATCGTGCTGCGAGCGCTGCAAGGCTTCGCCGGAGGCGCCATGGTGCCCACGGTGTTTGCCGTGGGCTTTGTGCTGTTCGAAGGCAGGCAGCGGGCGATGGTCCCGGCCATTCTCGGGATGACCGCGGTTCTGGCGCCGACACTGGGTCCTACGGTGGGCGGCCTGGTGACCTTCTACCTGGACTGGCGCTGGATCTTCTTCATCAACGTGCTGCCGGGGCTGTTGGTGTGCATGGGCGCTGCGCTGCTGATCGATGTGGATCGGCCCGACCTGTCCATGCTGCGGCGCATCGACTGGCTGCACTTTGCGGCCATGGCGCTGGCGCTGGGGTGTTTCGAGTATGTGCTGGAGGAGGGGCCGCGCAAGGACTGGTTCAGTGATAGCGCAATTGTCATCGCCGCCTGGGTTTGCCTGGTGTCCTTTGGACTGTTCATCGAGCGCTCGCTGTATTCGAACAACCCGATTGTGTCGCTGCGGCCCTTTCGCGACCGGACCTTTTCCATTGCCTGCCTGCTGAACCTGGTGATCGGTTTCGGACTGTATTCCTCGACTTATCTGGTTCCGGTGTTTCTCGGGCGAGTGCGCGGTTTCGACAGCCTGGAAATCGGCACCACGGTGTTTGTGGTGGGGATCGGGCAACTGGTGAGCACGATCATCGCGGCTCGGGCTTCGGAGAGAGTCGATCGGCGCTTGATCATCTCGGTGGGCTTTCTGGGCCTGGCCCTGAGCCTGTGGCTGACCTCCCGGGTCACCGCCAACTGGGGGTTCGACGAACTGCTGGTTCCCCAAGTGGCCCGCGGCCTGTTCCTGATGCTGTGCATCGTACCCAGCGTCAACATGGCCTTGAGTTCATTTCAGGGCGTCGAGCTGCGCCAGGCCTCGGGGTTGTTCAACCTGATGCGCAACCTGGGTGGCGCGATCGGCATTGCAACGGTCAACACCTGGCTGCAGGACGATGCCCGCACCCAGGTGCTGCGCTTGTCCGAATCCTTGGGCGCCAAGGCTGTCGCTGCGCAGGAGCTGATGGGGCAACTGGCCTTGAAGATCGCCGCCGAGACTCCGGATTCCGGCCATGCCTATCTGATGGCCCAGGGCATGCTTGGCCGGCTGGTGGCACGTGAAGCCCTGACCCTGGCGTTTGGTGATGTGTTCCGGCTGATGGCGCTGCTGTTCGTGGTGGCGCTGCTGCTGGTGCCGTGGTGCAAGGCGGCCCCGGCGCTGGCCTCGCCGGTGGCGAAGGAAAAGTGA
- the lpdA gene encoding dihydrolipoyl dehydrogenase: MSEQYDVIVIGAGPGGYVAAIRAAQLGLKTVCIERYKGKDGKTALGGTCLNVGCIPSKALLDSSHHYDEARNGFAVHGIGISNPQIDVPAMLARKDSVVRNFNGGIASLFKANGVALLEGHGKLLANKQVEVTAADGSTRRISATSIILAPGSRPIDIAAAPLTDQVIVDSTGALEFTRVPQRLGVIGAGVIGLELGSVWARLGAEVTVLEALDSFLPAVDVQIAREAQKILGKQGLDIRLGARVTASEVQGDRVKVRFSEGGEDQQQTFDRLIVAVGRRPLTTDLLAADSGVQLDERGFIHVDGQCLTSVPGVFAIGDVVRGPMLAHKASEEGVMVAESLAGHRHPLNYELIPSVIYTHPEIAWVGQTEQALKARGIELNIGTFPFSASSRAMAANDTAGLVKVIADAATDRVLGVHVIGPGAAELVQQGAIGMEFGTSAEDLGMMVFSHPTLSEALHEAALAVNGQAIHIGNRKKKAPASVK, translated from the coding sequence ATGAGTGAGCAATACGATGTGATCGTGATTGGCGCGGGTCCCGGCGGCTATGTCGCGGCGATCCGGGCGGCGCAGCTGGGACTGAAGACGGTCTGCATCGAGCGCTACAAGGGCAAGGACGGCAAGACCGCCCTGGGGGGCACCTGCCTCAATGTGGGCTGCATTCCTTCCAAGGCACTGCTGGACAGCTCCCATCACTACGACGAAGCGCGCAACGGCTTTGCCGTACATGGCATCGGCATCAGCAACCCGCAGATCGATGTACCGGCCATGCTGGCGCGCAAGGACAGCGTGGTGCGCAATTTCAACGGTGGCATCGCCTCGCTGTTCAAGGCCAATGGCGTGGCCTTGCTGGAAGGTCACGGCAAGCTGCTGGCCAACAAGCAAGTGGAAGTCACCGCGGCCGATGGCAGCACCCGGCGCATCAGCGCCACCAGCATCATCCTTGCCCCCGGCTCCCGGCCCATCGATATTGCCGCAGCGCCGCTGACCGACCAGGTGATCGTCGACTCCACCGGAGCCCTGGAATTCACCCGCGTGCCCCAGCGCCTCGGTGTGATTGGCGCCGGCGTCATCGGCTTGGAACTGGGCTCGGTCTGGGCTCGCCTGGGCGCCGAAGTGACGGTGCTCGAAGCCCTCGACAGCTTCCTGCCGGCAGTGGACGTGCAGATCGCCAGGGAGGCGCAGAAGATCCTCGGCAAGCAAGGCCTGGATATCCGCCTGGGGGCCCGGGTGACGGCCTCCGAGGTGCAGGGCGACAGGGTCAAGGTCCGTTTCAGCGAAGGCGGCGAGGACCAGCAGCAGACCTTCGATCGCCTGATCGTCGCCGTGGGGCGTCGGCCCCTGACCACCGATCTGCTGGCCGCCGACAGCGGGGTGCAGTTGGACGAGCGTGGCTTTATTCATGTCGATGGCCAGTGCCTGACCAGCGTGCCTGGGGTGTTCGCCATTGGCGACGTGGTCCGCGGCCCGATGCTGGCGCACAAGGCGTCGGAAGAAGGCGTGATGGTGGCCGAGAGCCTCGCCGGGCATCGGCATCCGCTCAATTACGAGCTGATCCCGTCAGTGATCTACACCCACCCGGAAATCGCCTGGGTCGGCCAGACCGAGCAGGCCCTCAAGGCCCGGGGCATCGAGCTGAACATCGGCACCTTCCCGTTCTCCGCCAGCAGCCGGGCCATGGCGGCCAACGACACCGCCGGGCTGGTCAAGGTGATTGCCGATGCCGCCACCGATCGGGTGCTGGGCGTGCATGTGATAGGACCGGGCGCTGCGGAACTGGTCCAGCAAGGCGCAATCGGCATGGAATTCGGCACCAGCGCCGAAGACCTGGGGATGATGGTGTTCTCCCACCCGACCCTGTCCGAAGCCCTGCATGAAGCCGCGCTGGCGGTGAATGGCCAGGCGATTCACATCGGCAATCGCAAGAAGAAAGCTCCCGCCAGCGTCAAATAG
- the tauD gene encoding taurine dioxygenase, with amino-acid sequence MSLTITPLSSALGAQISGIDISQPLSVEQRDAIEQALLKHQVLFFRDQPITPQQQARFAARFGDLHIHPIYPNVPEQPEVLILDTAETDVRDNAIWHTDVTFLPTPALGAVLSAKLLPAFGGDTLWASGIAAYEALSEPMKNLLQGLTATHEFIKSFPLERFGNTPEDLARWEETRRKNPPLSHPVIRTHPVSGRQSLFVNDGFTTKINELSESESEAILKLLFAHATRPEFTIRWRWQENDVAFWDNRVTQHYAVDDYRPQRRVMQRATILGDVPFFR; translated from the coding sequence ATGAGCCTGACCATCACCCCTTTAAGCTCTGCCCTCGGCGCCCAGATCAGCGGCATCGACATCAGCCAGCCGCTCAGCGTCGAACAGCGCGACGCCATCGAGCAGGCGCTGCTCAAGCATCAGGTACTGTTCTTCCGCGACCAGCCGATCACCCCACAGCAGCAGGCGCGCTTCGCCGCCCGCTTCGGTGACCTGCACATCCACCCGATCTACCCCAATGTGCCGGAGCAGCCGGAAGTGCTGATTCTCGACACCGCCGAAACCGACGTGCGCGACAACGCCATCTGGCACACCGACGTGACCTTCCTGCCGACCCCGGCCCTGGGCGCGGTGCTCAGCGCCAAGCTGTTGCCGGCTTTCGGCGGCGACACCCTGTGGGCCAGCGGCATCGCCGCCTACGAGGCGCTGTCCGAGCCCATGAAGAACCTGCTGCAGGGCCTGACCGCGACCCACGAATTCATCAAGTCCTTCCCCCTGGAGCGCTTCGGCAACACCCCCGAGGACCTGGCGCGCTGGGAGGAAACCCGACGCAAGAACCCGCCGCTGTCGCACCCGGTGATCCGCACCCACCCGGTGAGCGGGCGCCAGTCGCTGTTCGTCAACGACGGCTTCACCACCAAGATCAACGAACTGTCCGAGAGCGAAAGCGAGGCCATCCTCAAGCTGCTGTTCGCCCACGCCACCCGCCCGGAATTCACCATTCGCTGGCGCTGGCAGGAAAACGACGTGGCCTTCTGGGACAACCGCGTGACCCAGCACTACGCCGTGGACGACTACCGCCCACAGCGTCGAGTCATGCAGCGCGCGACCATTCTTGGGGATGTGCCGTTTTTTCGCTGA
- the tauC gene encoding taurine ABC transporter permease TauC: protein MSSYEIPATATRNAKPKAPHTVRRSLSTRWISVLTLITLLTLWWAVTASGLIEPLFLPPPAAVLQKGWLLATSGYMDSTLWQHLAASLERIGLALGCAVLTAIPVGIAIGANRIARGVLDPLIEFYRPIPPLAYLPLIVIWCGIGELSKVLLIYLAIFAPIAIATATGVRTVDPAKLRAAQSLGATRAQLIRHVILPSALPDILTGVRIGLGVGWSTLVAAELIAATSGLGFMVQSAAQFLVTDVVVLGILVIALIAFAMEMGLRALQRKLVPWHGQSH from the coding sequence ATGAGCAGCTACGAGATTCCCGCCACCGCCACCCGCAATGCCAAGCCGAAAGCGCCACACACCGTGCGCCGCAGCCTGAGCACCCGCTGGATCAGCGTGCTGACCCTGATCACCCTGCTGACCCTGTGGTGGGCGGTGACCGCCAGCGGCCTGATCGAACCGCTGTTCCTGCCTCCGCCTGCCGCCGTGCTGCAAAAAGGCTGGTTGCTGGCCACCAGCGGCTACATGGATTCCACCCTCTGGCAGCACCTGGCGGCGAGCCTGGAGCGCATCGGCCTGGCCCTGGGCTGTGCCGTGCTGACGGCGATTCCGGTGGGCATCGCCATTGGCGCCAACCGCATCGCCCGCGGCGTGCTCGACCCGTTGATCGAGTTCTACCGGCCGATTCCGCCCCTGGCCTACCTGCCGCTGATCGTCATCTGGTGCGGCATTGGCGAGCTGTCCAAGGTGCTGCTGATTTACCTGGCGATCTTCGCCCCGATCGCCATTGCCACCGCCACCGGCGTGCGCACCGTCGACCCGGCCAAGCTGCGCGCCGCGCAGTCTTTGGGCGCCACCCGGGCCCAGCTGATTCGCCACGTGATCCTGCCCAGCGCCTTGCCGGACATTCTCACCGGCGTGCGCATCGGCCTGGGCGTGGGCTGGTCGACCCTGGTGGCCGCGGAGCTGATTGCCGCCACCAGCGGCCTGGGTTTCATGGTGCAGTCCGCCGCGCAGTTCCTGGTCACCGATGTGGTGGTGCTGGGGATACTGGTGATTGCCCTGATCGCCTTCGCCATGGAGATGGGCCTGCGCGCCCTGCAACGCAAGCTGGTGCCCTGGCACGGCCAATCCCACTGA
- the tauB gene encoding taurine ABC transporter ATP-binding subunit — protein sequence MALLQLERISAQYPGAAEPVLADISLTLGPQQLLVALGPSGSGKTSLLNLIAGFVDPSAGRISLDGVPVKGPSAERGVVFQDDALLPWQDVLGNVAFGLELAGVARAAREARAREMLALVDLAGFDKRRIWQLSGGQKQRVGLARALAADPRVLLMDEPFGALDAFTREQMQELLLQVWRRTAKPVFLITHDIEEAVFLATDLILLAPNPGQIVERLNLDFGQRYAAGESARAIKSDPLFIETREHVLARVFSQRSATQQQERP from the coding sequence ATGGCCTTGCTACAACTGGAGCGCATCAGCGCACAGTACCCCGGCGCCGCCGAACCGGTGCTGGCGGATATTTCCCTGACCCTGGGGCCACAGCAACTGCTGGTCGCCCTGGGTCCCTCCGGCAGCGGCAAGACCTCGCTGCTGAACCTGATTGCCGGCTTCGTCGACCCCAGCGCCGGGCGCATCAGCCTCGACGGCGTGCCGGTCAAGGGCCCCAGCGCCGAACGTGGCGTGGTGTTCCAGGACGACGCCCTGCTGCCCTGGCAGGACGTGCTGGGCAATGTCGCCTTCGGCCTGGAACTGGCCGGCGTGGCCCGGGCCGCGCGTGAAGCCCGGGCCCGGGAGATGCTCGCCCTGGTGGACCTGGCCGGCTTCGACAAGCGCCGCATCTGGCAGCTTTCCGGCGGACAGAAACAGCGCGTGGGCCTGGCCCGCGCCCTGGCCGCCGACCCGCGCGTGCTGCTGATGGATGAACCCTTCGGCGCCCTGGATGCCTTCACCCGCGAACAGATGCAGGAGCTGCTGCTGCAAGTCTGGCGGCGCACCGCCAAACCGGTGTTCCTGATTACCCACGACATCGAGGAAGCGGTATTCCTCGCGACCGACCTGATCCTCCTGGCGCCCAACCCGGGACAGATCGTCGAGCGCCTGAACCTGGACTTCGGCCAGCGCTACGCCGCCGGCGAATCGGCGCGGGCGATCAAGTCCGACCCGTTGTTCATCGAAACCCGCGAACACGTGCTGGCCCGGGTGTTCTCCCAGCGCAGCGCCACCCAGCAGCAGGAGCGCCCATGA
- the tauA gene encoding taurine ABC transporter substrate-binding protein, with protein MKLHFPLRLLAAASLAAASFFAQAADVTVAYQTTVDPAKVAQADGSYEKATQAKINWRKFDNGADVIAAIASGDVQIGYLGSSPLTAAITRKVPVQTFLIATQIGAAEALVARDGSGITNPQDLIGKKVAVPFVSTGHYSLLAALKHWNIDPSKVQILNLAPPAIIAAWKRGDIDATYVWDPALGVAKENGKVLITSGELAKFGAPTFDAWIVRKDFAEKHPEIVTAFAKVTLDAYAQYRKDPQAWLANQGNVDKLVKLSGAKASDIPLLLQGNVYPLAADQVLSLGAPTTKAITDTAVFLKEQGKVEAVLPDYAPYVSAKFIPE; from the coding sequence ATGAAACTGCACTTCCCCCTTCGCCTCCTGGCGGCCGCGTCCCTGGCCGCTGCGAGTTTCTTTGCCCAGGCGGCCGACGTCACCGTCGCCTACCAGACCACCGTCGATCCGGCCAAGGTCGCCCAGGCCGACGGCAGCTATGAAAAAGCCACCCAGGCCAAGATCAACTGGCGCAAATTCGACAACGGTGCCGACGTCATCGCCGCCATCGCTTCCGGCGACGTGCAGATCGGCTACCTGGGCTCCAGCCCCCTGACCGCGGCCATCACCCGCAAGGTGCCGGTACAGACCTTCCTGATCGCCACCCAGATCGGCGCCGCCGAAGCCCTGGTGGCCCGGGACGGTTCCGGGATTACCAACCCCCAGGACCTGATCGGTAAAAAAGTCGCCGTGCCCTTCGTTTCCACCGGCCACTACAGCCTGCTGGCAGCGCTGAAGCACTGGAACATCGATCCCTCGAAAGTGCAGATCCTCAACCTCGCGCCACCGGCGATCATCGCCGCCTGGAAGCGCGGCGATATAGACGCCACCTACGTCTGGGACCCGGCCCTGGGCGTGGCCAAGGAAAACGGCAAGGTGCTGATCACCTCCGGTGAGCTGGCCAAGTTCGGCGCGCCGACCTTCGACGCCTGGATCGTGCGCAAGGATTTCGCCGAGAAGCACCCGGAAATCGTCACGGCCTTTGCCAAGGTGACCCTGGATGCCTACGCCCAGTACCGCAAGGACCCGCAAGCCTGGCTGGCCAACCAGGGCAACGTCGACAAGCTGGTCAAGCTCTCCGGGGCCAAGGCCAGCGATATCCCGCTGCTGCTGCAAGGCAACGTCTACCCACTGGCCGCCGACCAGGTGCTCAGCCTCGGTGCCCCGACCACCAAGGCCATCACCGACACCGCGGTGTTCCTCAAGGAGCAAGGCAAGGTCGAAGCGGTGCTGCCGGACTACGCCCCCTACGTCAGTGCCAAGTTCATCCCTGAATAA
- the gshA gene encoding glutamate--cysteine ligase, whose translation MSELLNRRLALLGERANLSLLEQCLHGIERECLRVTGEGRLAQTPHPEELGSALTNEQITTDYSESLLEFITPALADPADTLASLDKIHRFAYSKLGNEYLWSPSMPCPLPAEEDIPIAYYGTSNIGQLKYVYRKGLALRYGKTMQCIAGIHYNFSLPEQLWPRLKEAEGFVGSDRDYQSSAYIALIRNFRRYSWLLMYLFGASPALDAGFLRGRSHQLEQLDADTLYLPYATSLRMSDLGYQSKAQAGLTPCYNDLNSYTDSLRKAVATPYAPYVAVGTHKDGEWVQLNTNILQIENEYYSNIRPKRVTYTGERPIQALMARGIQYVEVRCLDINPFLPLGIDLQEARFLDAFLLYCALNDSPLFANNECGNATSNFLAVVKEGRRPGLQLQRQGQPVEMKEWAAELLEQIAPLAALLDQSHGSDVHSKALDAQLAKVKDSSLTPSAQVLAAMSEHKESFSQFSLRQSQAHAEHFRSQALSKEEQAAFEDAARKSLEQQTELEQNEVGDFDVFVGAYQASILAISN comes from the coding sequence TTGAGCGAACTTCTCAACCGCCGCCTGGCTCTGCTCGGCGAGCGCGCTAACCTCTCCCTGCTCGAGCAGTGCCTGCACGGTATCGAACGTGAATGCCTGCGTGTCACCGGCGAAGGCCGCCTGGCACAGACCCCGCACCCGGAAGAACTGGGTTCCGCGCTGACCAACGAACAGATCACCACCGACTACTCCGAGTCGCTGCTGGAGTTCATCACCCCGGCCCTCGCGGACCCGGCGGATACCCTGGCCAGCCTCGACAAGATTCATCGCTTCGCCTACAGCAAGCTCGGCAACGAGTACCTGTGGAGTCCATCGATGCCGTGCCCGTTGCCGGCCGAGGAAGACATCCCGATCGCCTACTACGGCACCTCCAACATCGGTCAGCTCAAGTACGTGTACCGCAAGGGCCTGGCCCTGCGCTACGGCAAGACCATGCAGTGCATTGCCGGGATCCACTACAACTTTTCCCTGCCGGAACAGCTGTGGCCGCGGCTCAAGGAAGCCGAGGGCTTCGTCGGCAGCGACCGTGACTACCAGTCCTCGGCCTATATCGCGCTGATCCGCAATTTCCGCCGCTACAGCTGGCTGCTGATGTACCTGTTCGGTGCCTCGCCAGCCCTGGACGCAGGGTTCCTGCGCGGCCGCTCGCACCAGCTGGAACAGCTGGACGCCGACACCCTGTACCTGCCTTACGCCACCAGCCTGCGCATGAGCGACCTGGGCTACCAGAGCAAGGCCCAGGCCGGCCTGACCCCCTGCTACAACGATCTGAACAGCTACACCGACAGCCTGCGCAAGGCCGTGGCCACGCCCTACGCGCCTTACGTGGCCGTCGGCACCCACAAGGATGGCGAGTGGGTGCAACTGAACACCAACATCTTGCAGATCGAAAACGAGTACTACTCCAACATCCGCCCCAAACGCGTGACCTACACCGGCGAGCGACCGATCCAGGCGCTGATGGCCCGGGGCATCCAGTACGTCGAAGTGCGCTGCCTGGACATCAACCCCTTCCTGCCCCTGGGCATCGATCTGCAGGAAGCCCGCTTCCTCGACGCCTTCCTGCTGTATTGCGCGCTCAACGACAGCCCGCTGTTTGCGAACAACGAGTGCGGCAACGCCACCTCGAACTTCCTCGCCGTGGTCAAGGAAGGCCGGCGTCCGGGCCTGCAACTGCAACGCCAGGGCCAGCCGGTGGAGATGAAGGAATGGGCGGCCGAACTGCTGGAGCAGATCGCGCCACTGGCCGCCCTGCTCGACCAGAGCCACGGCAGCGACGTGCACAGCAAGGCGCTGGACGCCCAGCTGGCCAAGGTCAAGGACTCGTCCCTGACCCCATCGGCCCAGGTGCTGGCGGCCATGAGCGAGCACAAGGAGAGCTTCAGCCAGTTCTCCCTGCGCCAGAGCCAGGCGCATGCCGAGCACTTCCGCAGCCAGGCCCTGAGCAAGGAAGAACAAGCCGCCTTCGAAGACGCGGCGCGCAAATCCCTGGAGCAGCAGACCGAGCTTGAGCAGAACGAAGTGGGTGATTTCGACGTGTTCGTCGGCGCCTACCAGGCCAGCATCCTGGCCATCAGCAACTGA
- a CDS encoding PaaI family thioesterase — MQIPAGLTESAFSQLLGCRLQRLETGEADVALELTPQLRNRGQKLHGGAIFSLVDIAMGLACSSTHGFDQQSATIECKINYIRAVSEGQVLCRAKVIHPGRRTLVVEADVIQGDKLVAKAQGTFAVL; from the coding sequence ATGCAGATCCCTGCCGGCCTGACCGAAAGCGCCTTCAGCCAATTGCTCGGCTGCCGTCTGCAACGCCTGGAAACCGGCGAGGCGGACGTTGCCCTGGAGCTGACCCCGCAGTTGCGCAATCGCGGGCAAAAGCTGCACGGCGGGGCGATCTTCAGCCTGGTGGACATTGCCATGGGGCTGGCCTGTTCCAGCACCCACGGCTTTGACCAGCAGAGCGCCACCATCGAGTGCAAGATCAACTACATCCGCGCCGTGAGCGAGGGCCAGGTGCTGTGCCGGGCCAAAGTGATCCACCCCGGCCGCCGCACCCTGGTGGTGGAAGCGGATGTGATCCAGGGCGACAAACTGGTCGCAAAAGCACAAGGCACCTTCGCGGTCCTATAG
- a CDS encoding Tex family protein, with the protein MDSINSRIAEELGVRPQQVEAAVALLDEGSTVPFIARYRKEVTGSLDDTQLRHLEERLRYLRELDERRISILASIEEQGKLTPELARDIKLADTKTRLEDLYLPYKQKRRTKGQIALEAGLGELADGLFNDPSLTPEAEAARFVNADKGVADVKAALEGAKYILMERFAEDAGLLDKLRNFLKQEATLSARVVAGKEEEGAKFRDYFEHDEPLKSMPSHRALAIFRGRNEGILSSALKVGDELPGTMHPCEGMIGQHVGIQNQNRAADKWLGEVVRWTWKVKLYTHLETDLLGELRDNAETEAINVFAHNLHDLLLAAPAGPRATLGLDPGLRTGCKVAVVDATGKLLDHATVYPHVPHNKWDQTLGILAALCAKHSVDLIAIGNGTASRETDKLAAELIKKYPAMKMTKVMVSEAGASVYSASELAAKEFPDLDVSIRGAVSIARRLQDPLAELVKIDPKSIGVGQYQHDVSQLKLARGLDAVVEDCVNAVGVDVNTASVALLARISGLNATLAQNIVSHRDEHGAFKTRAALKKVARLGEKTFEQAAGFLRVMNGDNPLDASAVHPEAYPLVQRIAADTGRDIRSLIGDSGFLKRLDPKKFTDETFGLPTVTDILQELDKPGRDPRPEFKTAEFQDGVEDLKDLQLGMILEGVVTNVTNFGAFVDIGVHQDGLVHISALSEKFIKDPREAVKAGDVVKVKVMEVDIPRKRVGLSMRMSDTPGEKIDGARGSRPGSAPRSSQGSAPRKETATAAPSNNAMASLFANAKQLKKR; encoded by the coding sequence ATGGACAGCATCAACAGCCGCATTGCCGAGGAACTCGGCGTACGCCCACAACAGGTCGAAGCGGCCGTCGCTCTATTGGATGAAGGCTCCACCGTGCCCTTCATCGCCCGTTACCGGAAAGAGGTCACCGGCAGCCTCGATGACACCCAACTGCGTCATCTGGAAGAGCGCCTGCGCTACCTGCGAGAACTCGACGAACGGCGGATCAGCATCCTGGCCAGCATCGAAGAGCAGGGCAAGCTGACCCCGGAGCTGGCTCGCGACATCAAGCTGGCCGACACCAAGACCCGCCTCGAAGACCTGTACCTGCCTTATAAGCAGAAGCGCCGCACCAAGGGCCAGATCGCCCTGGAAGCCGGCCTCGGCGAGCTGGCGGACGGCCTGTTCAACGACCCAAGCCTGACTCCGGAAGCCGAAGCCGCGCGCTTCGTCAACGCCGACAAGGGCGTGGCCGACGTCAAGGCGGCCCTGGAAGGCGCCAAGTACATCCTCATGGAGCGCTTCGCCGAAGACGCGGGTTTGCTGGACAAGCTGCGCAACTTCCTCAAGCAGGAAGCCACCCTCAGCGCCCGCGTGGTGGCTGGCAAGGAAGAGGAAGGCGCCAAGTTCCGCGACTACTTCGAACATGACGAACCGCTGAAAAGCATGCCGTCGCACCGCGCCCTGGCGATTTTCCGCGGCCGCAACGAAGGCATTCTCAGCTCCGCGCTGAAAGTCGGTGACGAGCTGCCGGGCACCATGCACCCCTGCGAAGGCATGATCGGCCAGCACGTGGGCATCCAGAACCAGAACCGTGCCGCCGACAAATGGCTGGGTGAAGTGGTGCGCTGGACCTGGAAGGTCAAGCTCTACACCCACCTGGAAACCGACCTGCTGGGCGAGTTGCGCGACAACGCGGAAACCGAGGCGATCAACGTCTTCGCCCACAACCTGCACGACCTGCTGCTGGCCGCTCCGGCCGGCCCGCGTGCCACCCTGGGCCTGGACCCGGGCCTGCGTACCGGCTGCAAGGTGGCGGTGGTGGATGCCACCGGCAAACTGCTGGACCACGCCACGGTCTACCCCCACGTGCCGCACAACAAGTGGGACCAGACCCTGGGCATCCTCGCCGCGCTGTGCGCCAAGCACTCGGTGGACCTGATCGCCATCGGCAACGGCACCGCCAGCCGCGAGACCGACAAGCTGGCCGCCGAACTGATCAAAAAATACCCGGCCATGAAGATGACCAAGGTCATGGTGTCCGAAGCCGGTGCATCGGTGTACTCGGCCTCGGAGCTGGCGGCCAAGGAATTCCCGGACCTGGACGTGTCGATCCGTGGCGCCGTATCCATCGCCCGCCGCCTGCAGGACCCACTGGCAGAGCTGGTGAAGATCGATCCGAAATCCATCGGTGTCGGCCAGTACCAGCACGACGTCTCGCAGCTGAAACTGGCCCGTGGCCTGGACGCGGTGGTCGAGGACTGCGTGAACGCCGTGGGCGTCGACGTCAACACCGCCTCCGTGGCCCTGCTGGCGCGGATCTCCGGCCTCAATGCGACCCTGGCGCAGAACATCGTCAGCCACCGCGACGAACACGGTGCCTTCAAGACCCGCGCCGCGCTGAAAAAGGTCGCGCGCCTGGGTGAAAAGACCTTCGAACAGGCCGCCGGCTTCCTGCGCGTGATGAACGGCGACAACCCGCTGGACGCCTCGGCGGTGCACCCGGAAGCCTACCCGCTGGTGCAGCGCATCGCCGCCGACACCGGCCGTGACATCCGCTCGCTGATCGGCGACAGCGGCTTCCTCAAGCGCCTGGACCCGAAGAAATTCACCGACGAAACCTTCGGCCTGCCCACCGTCACCGACATCCTCCAGGAACTGGACAAGCCCGGCCGCGACCCGCGTCCGGAGTTCAAGACCGCCGAGTTCCAGGACGGCGTCGAGGACCTCAAGGACCTGCAACTGGGGATGATCCTCGAAGGCGTGGTGACCAACGTCACCAACTTCGGGGCCTTCGTCGACATCGGCGTGCACCAGGACGGCCTGGTGCACATCTCGGCGCTGTCGGAGAAGTTCATCAAGGACCCGCGTGAAGCGGTGAAGGCCGGCGACGTGGTCAAGGTCAAGGTCATGGAAGTCGACATCCCGCGTAAACGCGTGGGCCTGTCGATGCGCATGAGCGACACCCCGGGCGAGAAGATCGACGGCGCTCGCGGCTCCCGTCCGGGCTCGGCGCCACGCTCGTCCCAGGGCAGCGCACCGCGCAAGGAAACCGCGACTGCAGCCCCGAGCAACAACGCCATGGCCTCGCTGTTCGCCAACGCCAAGCAGTTGAAGAAGCGCTGA